The bacterium region GAGGAACTGGCGCGGGGTGGCCCCACCATCGATGTGGAGGGGCAGCGGATCGCGTGCGCTCCGCTGTTCGAGACGGCCCGCTCGCAGGCGGCGCTGTTCCGGCTCCGGCCGGGCCAGCGCATCCCCGCGCATCGGCACAGCGCCATCGACGACATCTTCTTCTGCGTCAGGGGACGCGGCCGGATCCGGACCTGGGACGCCGCCGGGACCGCGCGCGACCACCCGATCGAACCGGGGGCGGTGTTCCTGGTCCAGCCGGAGACGGCCCACGAGGTGGCGTGCGCGGGAGACGAGTTCTGCTACGTCCTGCTCCAGGCGCCGAAGGAGCTCTACGACAGCCACGCCTATTCGGCGGGCGCCGCCTCGTGACGGCCGTGACCGAGACCGAAGGCTTCGTGGACTTCCGCGGGCACCGCGTCTTTTACCGGATCGTCGGGTCCGGCGAGGCGCCGGGGAAGTATCCGCTGCTCACGCTTCACGGGGGTCCGGGAGCGGCCCACGACTGTCTGGAGCCGCTCGCGGTCCTCGCCCGCACCGGCCGCCGGGTGATCTTCTATGACCAGCTCGGCTGCGGCCGCTCGGACCAGCCCCACGACCCCGCGCTGTGGACGATCGACCTCTTCCTGGAGGAACTGGCGGTGGTCAGGCGGGCCCTCCAGCTCCCGGCGGTCCACCTGCTCGGCCTCTCCTGGGGCGGCATGTTGGGGCTCGAGTACGCCACCCGCCAGCCGCCCGGCATCGTCAGCCTGATCGTGGCCAGCGCGCCGGCCAGCATGCGGCAGTGGATGGACGAGGCTCGACGCCTCCGCGCCGAGCTTCCCGACGAGGTGCAGCGGGTCCTGGACCGGCACGAGCGGGCCGGCACCACCGACGATCCCGAGTACCAGCGGGCGATGATGGTCTTCTATGAGCGGCACGTGTGTCGGGTCAAGCCGTGGCCCGACTGCGTCCAGCGCTCGATCGGCCAGCTGATGAGGAACCCCGAAGTCTACCTGACCATGAACGGCCCCAGCGAGTTCCACGTCACCGGCACGCTTCGGGAATGGAGCGTCGAGGAGCGCCTGGGACTGGTGCGGGTGCCGGTCCTGGTGACCAGCGGCCGGTACGACGAGTGCACGCCGGCGATGGCTGAGACGATCCAGCGGCGGATCCCGGGGTCGGAATGGGTGCTCTTCGAAGAGAGCGCGCACTTTTCCCATGCCGAGGAGCCGGAGCGGTATGCGTCCACGGTGACCGCGTTTCTGGAGCGGGTGGAGCGGGATCGGGGCCGAGGCACGCTCTGACCGATCATCCGCGGCCGCTCCGATCGGCGACGGGGTGGGGGGTCCGCCACGCGCGTTGTGCCCCGCGCCCTGGCGGTCGAGTGTCGTAAGGTTCCCAAGATCGGTACACTGGCGGCGCCATCGCGCGCACCGTCGTTGCAGATGCAGTGACGGCGCGGCGGCGGTCAAACGACCCCGCCCCGCACTGGTCGGCGCGCGCTAACCCCCTGGTCTTCCGGAGGTCGGATACGGGCAGATACCGTGTAGCAGGATCCATCCGGCGATCCTCAGGCGAGCAAGCCCGATGTGTTGGAGGGCGCCGCGACCGGATGACCGCCAGATCTACGCCAGCGAAGAGTGCTCATGGACGTGGGACAGAGAGGCAGTAGCGGAATCAGGGCCCTCCCGGGTCCCTTGCGCCCCTTGTGCCTGGCTCGGGAGGTGCGCATTACCCCCCAGGCCGCCCTCGCAGGCGTCATGGTGCTGGCGGTGGCGATGCGCTTCGTATCGCTTGGGCGCAATAGCCTGTGGGACGATGAGGCGTTCGTCGTCTGGGTCGTGCGCCACGGGTGGCGGGAGATTCTGCCGATCCTGCGGCAGGGCGACGTGCACCCGCCGCTCTACTACGTGCTCATCAAGGCGTGGACGAGCCTCGCCGGTACAGGCGAGGCAGCGCTTCGGTTCCCATCGGCCTGCTTCGCCGCCGTGTCGGTCGCCCTGACCTACGTTCTGATGCGTCGGATCGCCGCCGAAGGGACGGCGCTCCTCAGTGCATTTCTCGTCGCGGTGTCGCCCTTCCAGGTCATGGCCGCGCAAGATGCTCGGATGTACGCGCTCCTCGGCGCGCTTGCCCTGGCGTCGACGCTCGTCCTGCACGAGGGGGCGGTCCGGGGCGGGCCGAAGCCGTGGGCCGCCTACTCCATCTTAGCAGCCCTGATGCTCTACACCCACGACTTCGCCTTCCTCGCCCTCGCCGCGCACGGGGCGTGGGCGTTGCTGTACGCGCGCCGACGGTTCGGGCTGTGGCTCGCGGCGGCCGCAGTTGCCATAATCTTCTACGCCCCGTGGCTGCCGTCTCTGTGGGCCCAGATCTTGCAAGCGGCGGGGTCGTCGCTCCTGCCGAGTTCGTCGCCGAACGTGATCGTCGGCGACACCATCGGCATGCTGTCCTTCGGCGGCTCGCTGTTCGGCATGGGCGACTTCTTCCGGCGCGGGACGCTCGGGCCGGCCGGTCAGTTCGTCGTGCTCCTGCCCTTCCTCGCCGTTCTGTGGCGCGGCCTCGCGGGGCGAGAGCGACCGGACATCGCCCTCATCGCCATGCCGCTCGGCCTCACGCTCGCCGTGTTGGTCGCCTTCCGGTTGGCGGTGCCGATCTTCTTCGCACGTTGGGTTTCCTTTCTGGGACCATTCTACCTGATGCTCCTGGCCAGAGGGATCGTCGACATTGGCGCCAGAGCCCCCGAGCGGTGGAGGGCTTGGACCACGATTGTGGTGACGGGCGCGCTCCTCGCCTACGGCATGCCGGCACTCGCCGACTACTACCTGGACACCACATCCCGCCGTGACTGGCGGGGCGTCTCGACGGTGGTCGCGCAGGGGATGGGGCCGCACGACGTCGGGTTGTTCGTCGGCCGCGCCACAGCCCAACTGCCGTTCTCCTACTACTTGCCCGGCCTCCCCTCGGTGACGACCGATCTGCGGAGGCCCATCGCGGAACCGCAGCTGCGATGGCTGGCAGCACGCTACCCACGCATGTGGTTGATCGTCGCCCGGCCGTACAGCCCGTATGGTCCCTATATGCGTGCGTTCTTCCCGGCGCTCGGGAAGGCGTACCAGGTGGTCGGCGCGCACGACTTCAAGGGTCAGATATGGGTCTACCTGCTCCGGGCGGTGAAGTGACTTCGGGAAAACCGCAGCTGCGCTGCTTCCGCCTGCGGTGATCCGGTGCATTCCGACGCGAATAGACTTCCGCTCCTCCTCTTCCTCCATTGTGGACCCCACTCCGTGAAGCACCGTCCTCGGCTGCATATTTATCCAGTCCGCTTGCACACATAGCGTTCGGTCATTTCCGCCAGGCTCCCATGCCCTCGGCAGCCCTGGGGAGGGAGGCCGATCGCTCAACTTGGGTCGGTGAGGGGGCGCCAGGATCTTGGCTGGTATCCTGCGCATCCGGCAGAAGTCCTCCGCTCCGGAGCGTGATGGCTGCATGAAGTCTCCGTCGGTTCCACGCAAATTCCACGAATTGGTGCAAAATTGGGCCCCAGCCTTTCATGCCAGCGTATCGGATGGATGAGAGATATCGTTCGGACGCATGAGGGCGTGGCGGTCCATCCTCTGGCGTGTCTTGGGCATTAAGAGACGGCAGGAGGGGATGCGAATGTTCTCGTTGCTTCGTAAGACCCTGAAACACAAGGACCACGGGTTCACACTGATCGAGCTGGTGGTCGTTCTGGCTATCCTGGGAATCCTGATCGCCCTCGCCGTCCCGCGTTACCTGGCCGCTCGGAAGAAGGCGTACAAGTCTGAGGCGGACAACATTCTCCAGGAGACGAAGACCCTGGAATGGGCCTACTATCAGCAATACAACACATTCGACTCTGCGGGGGGGGCGCTTGGGCTCGCGATGCCGGGTGGCTCGTATTGGAACACACCGGCGATCACTGGGACAGCGACGAACGTGACGATTACGATGAGCGGACTACAGAGTCCTCTGGACAGCACCGACAGCGTGTGGATTACTCTGTCGAGCGACGGATCGTCGAGCGGTGGGGCCACGTACTAATTAGTCACCCCTTTTCACCACAACCGACGGGCGGCCGAGTTTAGTCGAAGTCTCGGCCGCCTGAATATTTGACGGAACCTATCACAACCGGAGCCGTGTTATACACCGGGACAAAGGGAACGTCCCTTATTTCTGGAGTACAGTACGAGCACTCGGCACCTGACCAATCTCCGGGCAGGCCCCGCCAGAGGTCCACCCGTGGATGCCTCCCCCGCGCCCGGCTATCCGGCCGAGCGCCTGTCTCCTATCTTCCAGTCCTCCGGCTTTCCCCATATCTAGAATCCTATGGCACGGGCACAAAGACCCAAAAGGTCCTTCATAAGTTCCACATCAGTCCTTGGCAGAGTCTTCACGGCCGATGCTTACAGTGGAATTGCGGCACGGATCACTGATGGTCGCGGCCACCGGTCGCTGGAAGCGTCCGGTGGCGGAACCAGAGGGTCCGTGGCGCACAGCCGCCAGCAGAGCGGCCCGAGAAGGAGGCACACGATGCGAACGATCATCTCTATTGTGCTGGGTGCCCTTTTACCGCTCCTTGGGCTGACCGGAATCGGTCAAGCTCAATCGGCGATCGAAGTGCAGGGGACTATCGCGTCGGTGGACTGCGTGGCGGGAACCGTCGTCCTGAATGCGTCCGACGGCTCCGAAACGTTCGGCACAGGCGACTACACGGCGGTGTTGGTGAATTCGACCAGCGTTCCTTTCTGTAGTCTGGAAGGGTACATTGGCGCGCCAACGAACGTCTGGCTCATCCCCGATGGCAGCCAATTCTCGGCCACGCAGATCGATGTGACGGGACCCGCGGCCGTGGTCCCTGCGCCATCGGCGGCGGTGT contains the following coding sequences:
- a CDS encoding glycosyltransferase family 39 protein encodes the protein MRITPQAALAGVMVLAVAMRFVSLGRNSLWDDEAFVVWVVRHGWREILPILRQGDVHPPLYYVLIKAWTSLAGTGEAALRFPSACFAAVSVALTYVLMRRIAAEGTALLSAFLVAVSPFQVMAAQDARMYALLGALALASTLVLHEGAVRGGPKPWAAYSILAALMLYTHDFAFLALAAHGAWALLYARRRFGLWLAAAAVAIIFYAPWLPSLWAQILQAAGSSLLPSSSPNVIVGDTIGMLSFGGSLFGMGDFFRRGTLGPAGQFVVLLPFLAVLWRGLAGRERPDIALIAMPLGLTLAVLVAFRLAVPIFFARWVSFLGPFYLMLLARGIVDIGARAPERWRAWTTIVVTGALLAYGMPALADYYLDTTSRRDWRGVSTVVAQGMGPHDVGLFVGRATAQLPFSYYLPGLPSVTTDLRRPIAEPQLRWLAARYPRMWLIVARPYSPYGPYMRAFFPALGKAYQVVGAHDFKGQIWVYLLRAVK
- a CDS encoding type II secretion system protein; this encodes MRMFSLLRKTLKHKDHGFTLIELVVVLAILGILIALAVPRYLAARKKAYKSEADNILQETKTLEWAYYQQYNTFDSAGGALGLAMPGGSYWNTPAITGTATNVTITMSGLQSPLDSTDSVWITLSSDGSSSGGATY
- a CDS encoding cupin domain-containing protein gives rise to the protein MTDSVFPFDLNHAAEELARGGPTIDVEGQRIACAPLFETARSQAALFRLRPGQRIPAHRHSAIDDIFFCVRGRGRIRTWDAAGTARDHPIEPGAVFLVQPETAHEVACAGDEFCYVLLQAPKELYDSHAYSAGAAS
- a CDS encoding proline iminopeptidase-family hydrolase; the protein is MTAVTETEGFVDFRGHRVFYRIVGSGEAPGKYPLLTLHGGPGAAHDCLEPLAVLARTGRRVIFYDQLGCGRSDQPHDPALWTIDLFLEELAVVRRALQLPAVHLLGLSWGGMLGLEYATRQPPGIVSLIVASAPASMRQWMDEARRLRAELPDEVQRVLDRHERAGTTDDPEYQRAMMVFYERHVCRVKPWPDCVQRSIGQLMRNPEVYLTMNGPSEFHVTGTLREWSVEERLGLVRVPVLVTSGRYDECTPAMAETIQRRIPGSEWVLFEESAHFSHAEEPERYASTVTAFLERVERDRGRGTL